From Candidatus Binatia bacterium, a single genomic window includes:
- a CDS encoding FUSC family protein gives MRALLDATTPLGAALRTTLAATLAMALALALHVEVPALAVVFVLARGTAGAVAMLGGAVVGNLAAIALLASFDQSRAAFSLALLALTTLAGYASLGRRYPYAFVQFQLSLLILVGQALDAPDRAVLHAFYDLANVAIAAFATFVAGASQPFAVPEQLRRALAAALRALPSLCDPATADDAAVRLQLLVLRARRLLAQAWPTRLTSRARHRALDAAVTAVDDLVRALLALRALARSRTSASGTAHDLERACADLATGAAAFAPLVVPSRPGPEDAAALRDEARAHALLTRRAVLAVEQQDTAAARLAQVARDALMRLALLAPLLPPGAASESRLASLEDRGALPPATRDRPPLDRYRLRHAVKAAASYQLVLWAWVAAEWGAIVPAFVVSVLVATLATPLGATLRKAALRVGGVLAGGLVGLAISIVLLPYVTELWTICVVVALPLFAFLLLQQRSERLAFASLQAAIALSLTLVHGPAPSPTWRAPLESLIGLAFGIVVVVGVMHAVWPIDAVTSARRTLAALVAGSTRRLAALLGSGEPDEAHDAAAARLDREHAAGFAHEVELYGGQFGRPPGQLARLVRLACEVDALAWTSWGARSAERTTALPAERAKPLPDDAARELASAAAALEEAGTEIARALVALPGELETSALDAALQRLRSSCATLGARAGEHGLAEITEFSAIATCVARVLDELRDGLAGPMGETLASRRAA, from the coding sequence ATGCGCGCGCTGCTCGACGCCACCACGCCGCTCGGCGCAGCGCTGCGCACGACGCTCGCCGCGACGCTGGCGATGGCGCTCGCCCTCGCGCTGCACGTCGAGGTGCCGGCGCTCGCGGTCGTCTTCGTGCTCGCGCGTGGCACCGCGGGCGCCGTCGCCATGCTCGGCGGAGCGGTGGTCGGCAACCTCGCGGCCATCGCTCTTCTCGCGTCGTTCGATCAGAGCCGGGCCGCGTTCTCGCTCGCGCTGCTCGCCCTCACCACGCTCGCCGGCTACGCGTCGCTCGGACGGCGCTACCCGTACGCGTTCGTCCAGTTTCAGCTCAGCTTGCTGATCCTCGTCGGGCAGGCGCTCGATGCGCCCGATCGCGCCGTGCTGCACGCGTTCTACGATCTGGCGAACGTCGCGATCGCGGCGTTTGCGACGTTCGTCGCCGGCGCGTCGCAGCCCTTCGCCGTCCCCGAGCAGCTTCGGCGCGCGCTGGCTGCGGCGCTGCGCGCGTTGCCGTCGCTCTGCGATCCGGCGACGGCGGACGACGCGGCCGTGCGGCTCCAGCTCCTCGTGTTGCGCGCGCGTCGGCTGCTCGCGCAGGCGTGGCCGACGCGGCTCACCTCGCGCGCGCGCCATCGCGCGCTCGACGCGGCCGTGACGGCGGTCGACGATCTCGTGCGCGCGCTGCTCGCGCTCCGTGCGCTCGCGCGCTCGCGCACGAGCGCGTCGGGTACGGCGCACGATCTCGAGCGCGCGTGCGCGGACCTCGCGACGGGCGCGGCCGCGTTCGCGCCGCTCGTGGTACCGTCGCGTCCCGGACCCGAGGACGCCGCCGCGCTGCGCGACGAGGCACGCGCGCACGCGCTCCTCACCCGGCGCGCGGTGCTCGCCGTCGAGCAGCAGGACACCGCTGCTGCACGGCTCGCGCAGGTGGCACGCGACGCGCTCATGCGCCTCGCGCTCCTCGCGCCGCTGCTGCCGCCCGGCGCCGCGAGCGAGAGCCGGCTCGCCTCGCTCGAGGATCGCGGCGCGCTTCCGCCGGCAACGCGCGACCGTCCGCCGCTCGACCGCTACCGGCTGCGCCATGCCGTCAAGGCGGCCGCGTCCTACCAGCTCGTACTCTGGGCGTGGGTCGCCGCCGAGTGGGGCGCGATCGTTCCGGCCTTCGTCGTCTCGGTGCTGGTCGCGACGCTCGCGACACCGCTCGGCGCGACGCTGCGCAAGGCCGCGCTGCGCGTCGGCGGCGTGCTCGCAGGCGGTCTCGTCGGGCTCGCGATCTCGATCGTCCTTCTGCCGTACGTGACCGAGCTGTGGACGATCTGCGTCGTCGTGGCGCTGCCGCTGTTCGCGTTCTTGCTTCTGCAGCAGCGCAGCGAGCGGCTCGCGTTCGCATCGCTGCAGGCGGCGATCGCTTTGAGCTTGACGCTGGTGCACGGACCCGCGCCGTCGCCCACCTGGCGCGCGCCGCTCGAGAGCCTGATCGGCCTCGCGTTCGGCATCGTCGTGGTCGTCGGCGTGATGCACGCGGTGTGGCCGATCGACGCCGTGACGTCGGCGCGGCGAACGCTCGCGGCGCTGGTGGCCGGCAGCACGCGCCGGCTCGCCGCCCTGCTCGGCTCGGGCGAGCCTGACGAGGCCCACGACGCCGCCGCGGCGCGGCTCGACCGCGAGCACGCCGCGGGCTTCGCGCACGAGGTCGAGCTCTACGGCGGACAGTTCGGGCGGCCGCCGGGGCAGCTCGCCCGACTCGTCCGCCTCGCCTGCGAGGTCGACGCGCTCGCGTGGACGTCGTGGGGAGCGCGCTCCGCCGAGCGCACGACGGCGCTGCCGGCCGAGCGCGCGAAGCCGCTGCCAGACGACGCCGCGCGCGAGCTCGCGAGCGCCGCCGCCGCCCTCGAGGAGGCGGGCACGGAGATCGCGCGCGCGCTCGTCGCCTTGCCGGGCGAGCTCGAGACGTCCGCGCTCGACGCCGCCCTGCAGCGGCTGCGCTCGTCCTGCGCG